In Streptomyces rapamycinicus NRRL 5491, the genomic stretch CTGGAGCACCTGCCCCATGATCACGTACTGCACCTGCTCGGCGCCGACCCCGGCGCGCTCCAGCGCGGCCTTGATCGCGATCCCGCCCAGATCTGCTCCTTCGAACGAGCGCAGACTGCCGAGCAGCCGTCCCATGGGCGTGCGCGCGCCCGCCACCATCACAGAGGTCGTACCGGTCATTGGTGCGTCCCTTCACGAGAAGAAGGAAGTTAACGAGGGTTATCGTCAATGTACTGACGAGTACCCGTGCGGTCATCGGCCCATCGGTGTGATCGCGCGCACGTTGCGTAACCGACCGTACGGCGGTGCACTGTTCCCATGCTGACGAGAATCGACCACATCGGGATCGCCTGTTCCGACCTCGACAAGACTGTCGAGTTCTACCGTGCCACGTACGGCTTCGAGGTGTTCCACTCCGAGATCAACGAGGAGCAGGGCGTCCGCGAGGCTATGCTCAAGATCAATGAGACCTCCGACGGCGGGGCCTCCTACCTGCAGCTTCTCGAGCCGATCCGGGAGGACTCCGCGGTCGGCAAGTGGATGGCCAAGAACGGTGAGGGCGTCCACCACATCGCCTTCGGCACCGCCGACGTCGACACCGACTCCGAGGCCATCCGCGACAAGGGCGTCCGGGTCCTCTACGAACAGCCCCGCCGTGGCTCGATGGACTCCCGGATCACCTTCCTCCACCCCAAGGACTGTCACGGTGTGCTGACCGAACTCGTCACCGCCGCGAACCCCGCCGCGCACAAGGACGAAGAGGATCACTGAAGCGGACCACTGACCTACCCCTTCCCCGGCCGGTAGAGTGCTGCATCGGCCGGGGTACGGAAACGGAGAGGGTTCGGGGTCCGGCCCGGGCTTCGCCGATGATCTGACACCATTTCTCGGAAGGGCCAGCTCCGGTCCGACCCGGCACGCACCTCGCCTGGTCGGTACCGCAAGGGAAACCGTCGAGGGACCCCCGGGCACCGCAAGGGACCACGGGAGCCTGGAGGGTTACGGAGCCGGCCGCCAATGCGACCAGGGGACGGATGGGACCGCGCAGTGCGGGGCTACGACCGCTACGAGCCTGACGATCAGCTCTCGAAGTTCGAGGCCGAGATGGAGCGGCTGAAGACCGAGCGGGAGAAGGCCGTCCAGCACGCCGACGACCTCGGCTACCAAGTCGAGGTGCTGCGCGCCAAGCTGCATGAGGCGCGCCGTAATCTGGCGGCCCGCCCCGCC encodes the following:
- the mce gene encoding methylmalonyl-CoA epimerase, giving the protein MLTRIDHIGIACSDLDKTVEFYRATYGFEVFHSEINEEQGVREAMLKINETSDGGASYLQLLEPIREDSAVGKWMAKNGEGVHHIAFGTADVDTDSEAIRDKGVRVLYEQPRRGSMDSRITFLHPKDCHGVLTELVTAANPAAHKDEEDH